A single genomic interval of Streptomyces showdoensis harbors:
- a CDS encoding Trm112 family protein, giving the protein MPLEAGLLEILACPACHAPLDDRTAEETPELVCTAADCGLAYPVRDGIPVLLVDEARRPA; this is encoded by the coding sequence ATGCCGCTCGAAGCCGGCCTCCTGGAGATCCTGGCCTGCCCGGCCTGTCACGCCCCGCTCGACGACCGGACGGCCGAGGAGACCCCGGAGCTCGTCTGCACCGCAGCCGACTGCGGTCTCGCGTACCCGGTCCGCGACGGCATCCCGGTCCTGCTGGTCGACGAGGCGCGCCGCCCCGCGTAG
- a CDS encoding SIS domain-containing protein, with product MLDETLLDAPEALALADRRGLLRGAAEAGARVRTAARHAAEAGIADLRPEGRPRAVLVAGPGTAAAGVADLVGALAGAAAPVIRLAPTGVAPAAGALRWSLPGWAGSVDLLLIPTADGSEPGLALLAEQAYRRGITVVAVAPKSSPLAEAVGRSHGLLVPMAMAPHETVPEYGETLAASPGALWALFTPLLALLDRVGLVDAPPEALEQVADRLDRTAERCGPAIATYGNPAKTLAAELADSLPLIWTEGESAGPAGRRFAAVLAELAGLPALAAELPEAMPAHGVLLAGDYAAGADPDDFFRDRVDEPQALRARVVLLRDRATNRGRANEAVGDPDGTGPTGPGGSGGSGGPGGSGGPGGPTGPIGPESPVDPETGALSAAPAARELALGHGTAISELEPEEGTALEALAELLAVTDFAAVYLSLASAGLSPR from the coding sequence ATGCTCGACGAGACACTCCTCGACGCACCGGAAGCCCTCGCCCTCGCCGACCGCCGCGGTCTGCTCCGCGGCGCGGCCGAGGCGGGCGCCCGGGTACGGACCGCCGCCCGGCACGCCGCCGAGGCCGGCATCGCGGACCTCCGCCCCGAGGGCCGCCCCCGCGCCGTCCTCGTCGCGGGCCCCGGCACCGCCGCCGCGGGCGTCGCCGACCTGGTCGGCGCCCTGGCCGGCGCCGCGGCCCCGGTCATCCGGCTCGCACCCACCGGCGTCGCCCCCGCGGCCGGCGCCCTGCGCTGGTCCCTGCCCGGCTGGGCCGGCTCGGTGGACCTGTTGCTGATCCCGACGGCGGACGGCTCCGAACCGGGCCTCGCGCTCCTCGCCGAGCAGGCGTACCGCCGCGGCATCACCGTCGTCGCCGTCGCCCCGAAGTCCTCCCCGCTCGCCGAGGCCGTCGGCCGCTCCCACGGCCTGCTCGTCCCGATGGCGATGGCCCCGCACGAGACGGTCCCGGAGTACGGCGAGACGCTCGCCGCGAGCCCGGGCGCCCTGTGGGCCCTGTTCACGCCGCTCCTCGCGCTGCTGGACCGCGTCGGCCTCGTCGACGCCCCGCCCGAGGCCCTGGAACAGGTCGCCGACCGCCTGGACCGCACGGCGGAGCGCTGCGGCCCGGCCATCGCGACGTACGGCAACCCGGCCAAGACCCTGGCCGCCGAACTCGCCGACTCGCTCCCGCTGATCTGGACCGAGGGCGAGTCCGCGGGCCCGGCCGGCCGCCGGTTCGCCGCCGTCCTCGCCGAGCTGGCCGGCCTGCCGGCGCTCGCCGCCGAGCTCCCGGAGGCCATGCCGGCCCACGGCGTGCTGCTGGCCGGCGACTACGCCGCGGGCGCCGACCCCGACGACTTCTTCCGGGACCGCGTGGACGAGCCGCAGGCCCTGCGCGCCCGGGTGGTCCTGCTCCGCGACCGGGCGACGAACCGGGGCCGCGCGAACGAGGCGGTCGGCGACCCGGACGGCACGGGCCCGACCGGCCCCGGTGGGTCGGGTGGCTCCGGCGGCCCCGGTGGGTCGGGGGGCCCCGGCGGGCCCACCGGGCCCATCGGTCCCGAGAGCCCCGTGGACCCCGAGACCGGCGCCCTCAGCGCCGCCCCCGCGGCCCGCGAGCTCGCCCTCGGCCACGGCACGGCCATCAGCGAGCTGGAACCGGAGGAGGGCACCGCGCTGGAGGCGCTCGCCGAGCTCCTCGCGGTGACCGACTTCGCCGCCGTCTACCTCTCCCTCGCCTCCGCGGGCCTGTCTCCGCGCTGA
- the manA gene encoding mannose-6-phosphate isomerase, class I, which yields MDRLANTVRPYAWGSTTAIPELLGLAPTGEPQAEMWMGAHPGAPSRTGRGPLNEVIAADPVRELGPAAVERFGPDLPFLFKILAAGAPLSLQVHPDLDQARAGFAAEEAAGIPLDAPHRNYKDANHKPELICALTPFHGLCGFRNPVEAADTMAALGVDSLKPYVDLLHAHPEEAALREVLTALLTADREEMAHTVAEAAAAAGRLGGAHAPYAVIAHHYPNDPGVLAAMLLNPVTLQPGEALFLGAGVPHAYLDGLGVEIMANSDNVLRCGLTPKHVDVPELLRVVRFEPMEPGILRPEASPEGEEVYDTPIDEFRLSRFVRAEGAAPTGLTAPTPQILLASAGRPVVDGTPLAPGDSVFVPAGETTELSGTGTVFRATVVA from the coding sequence ATGGACCGCCTCGCCAACACCGTCCGCCCCTACGCCTGGGGATCCACGACGGCCATCCCGGAACTGCTCGGCCTCGCCCCCACCGGCGAGCCACAGGCCGAGATGTGGATGGGCGCCCACCCCGGCGCCCCGTCCCGCACCGGCCGCGGTCCCCTCAACGAGGTCATCGCCGCCGACCCCGTACGGGAACTGGGTCCGGCGGCCGTCGAGAGGTTCGGCCCGGACCTCCCCTTCCTGTTCAAGATCCTCGCCGCCGGCGCCCCGCTCTCCCTCCAGGTCCACCCCGACCTCGACCAGGCGCGCGCGGGCTTCGCCGCCGAGGAGGCCGCGGGCATCCCCCTCGACGCGCCGCACCGCAACTACAAGGACGCCAACCACAAGCCCGAACTCATCTGCGCGCTCACGCCGTTCCACGGCCTGTGCGGCTTCCGGAACCCCGTCGAGGCCGCCGACACGATGGCCGCGCTCGGCGTGGACTCGCTCAAGCCGTACGTCGACCTCCTCCACGCCCACCCCGAGGAGGCCGCCCTGCGCGAGGTCCTGACGGCGCTCCTCACCGCCGACCGCGAGGAGATGGCGCACACGGTCGCGGAGGCGGCGGCCGCCGCGGGACGCCTCGGCGGCGCCCACGCCCCGTACGCCGTGATCGCCCACCACTACCCGAACGACCCCGGCGTCCTCGCGGCGATGCTGCTCAACCCGGTCACCCTCCAGCCCGGCGAGGCCCTGTTCCTCGGCGCCGGCGTGCCGCACGCCTACCTCGACGGCCTCGGCGTCGAGATCATGGCCAACTCCGACAACGTGCTGCGCTGCGGCCTCACCCCCAAGCACGTCGACGTCCCCGAACTCCTTCGGGTGGTCCGCTTCGAGCCGATGGAACCCGGCATCCTGCGCCCGGAGGCCTCCCCGGAGGGCGAGGAGGTCTACGACACCCCGATCGACGAGTTCCGGCTCTCCCGCTTCGTACGGGCCGAAGGCGCCGCCCCCACCGGCCTCACCGCGCCCACGCCGCAGATCCTGCTCGCCTCCGCGGGCCGCCCCGTCGTGGACGGCACGCCCCTCGCGCCGGGCGACTCCGTCTTCGTACCGGCAGGCGAAACGACCGAACTGTCCGGTACGGGAACGGTCTTCCGTGCCACCGTCGTGGCCTGA
- a CDS encoding cation diffusion facilitator family transporter has protein sequence MSASGGTKAIVAALAANLAIAVAKFVAFLFSGSSSMLAEAVHSLADSGNQGLLLLGGKRAQREATPQHPFGYGRERYIYAFLVSIVLFSVGGMFAIYEGYEKIKHPHAIEAWYWPVGVLVFAIIAESFSFRTAIKESNQLRGNLSWKDFVRRAKAPELPVVLLEDLGALVGLVLALGGVGLALLTGNGIWDGIGTVCIGVLLVLIAIVLAAETKSLLLGEAAGIEDVQKIEAAIVDGDTVTRLIHMRTLHLGPEELLVAAKIGVQGGDSATEVATAINAAEERIRAAVPIARVIYLEPDIYTEKAAGTAPTTA, from the coding sequence ATGAGCGCGTCAGGCGGAACCAAGGCGATCGTGGCGGCGCTCGCCGCCAACCTCGCGATCGCCGTAGCCAAGTTCGTGGCGTTCCTCTTCAGCGGTTCGTCCTCGATGCTCGCCGAAGCCGTCCACTCGCTGGCCGACTCCGGCAACCAGGGGCTGCTCCTCCTCGGCGGCAAGCGCGCCCAGCGGGAGGCCACCCCGCAGCACCCCTTCGGCTACGGCCGCGAGCGGTACATCTACGCCTTCCTCGTCTCCATCGTGCTCTTCTCCGTCGGCGGCATGTTCGCCATCTACGAGGGCTACGAGAAGATCAAGCACCCGCACGCGATCGAGGCCTGGTACTGGCCGGTCGGCGTCCTGGTCTTCGCGATCATCGCGGAGTCCTTCTCCTTCCGGACCGCGATCAAGGAGTCGAACCAGCTCCGCGGCAACCTGTCCTGGAAGGACTTCGTCCGCCGGGCGAAGGCCCCCGAGCTGCCGGTCGTCCTCCTGGAGGACCTCGGCGCCCTGGTCGGTCTCGTCCTCGCCCTCGGCGGCGTCGGCCTGGCCCTGCTGACCGGAAACGGCATCTGGGACGGCATCGGCACCGTGTGCATCGGCGTGCTGCTCGTCCTCATCGCGATCGTCCTGGCCGCCGAGACCAAGTCGCTGCTGCTGGGCGAGGCCGCGGGCATCGAGGACGTGCAGAAGATCGAGGCCGCGATCGTCGACGGCGACACCGTCACCCGTCTCATCCACATGCGCACGCTCCACCTCGGTCCCGAGGAGCTGCTCGTCGCGGCCAAGATCGGCGTCCAGGGCGGCGACAGCGCCACCGAGGTCGCCACCGCGATCAACGCGGCCGAGGAGCGCATCCGCGCCGCCGTCCCGATCGCCCGGGTCATCTACCTGGAGCCGGACATCTACACGGAGAAGGCGGCCGGCACGGCGCCCACCACCGCCTGA
- the ahcY gene encoding adenosylhomocysteinase, translated as MTTVATQDFKVADLSLAAFGRKEITLAEHEMPGLMSIRREYAEQQPLAGARITGSLHMTVQTAVLIETLVALGAEVRWASCNIFSTQDHAAAAIAVGPNGTPENPQGVPVFAWKGETLEEYWWCTEQALTWPNTPTGGPNMILDDGGDATLLVHKGVEFEKAGSAPDPSTADSEEYGHILTLLNRTLGENPQKWTQLASEIRGVTEETTTGVHRLYEMQQAGSLLFPAINVNDAVTKSKFDNKYGCRHSLIDGINRATDVLIGGKTAVVFGYGDVGKGCAESLRGQGARVIVTEIDPICALQAAMDGYQVATLDDVVETADIFITTTGNKDIIMATDMAKMKHQAIVGNIGHFDNEIDMAGLAKIDGIVKDEVKPQVHTWTFPDGKVLIVLSEGRLLNLGNATGHPSFVMSNSFADQTLAQIELFTKPEEYPTDVYVLPKHLDEKVARLHLAALGVKLTTLRPEQAAYIGVQVEGPYKPDHYRY; from the coding sequence ATGACGACTGTCGCCACGCAGGACTTCAAGGTCGCCGACCTCTCCCTGGCCGCGTTCGGCCGCAAGGAGATCACCCTCGCCGAGCACGAGATGCCCGGCCTGATGTCGATCCGCCGCGAGTACGCCGAGCAGCAGCCGCTGGCCGGCGCCCGCATCACCGGCTCGCTGCACATGACCGTGCAGACCGCCGTCCTCATCGAGACCCTGGTCGCCCTCGGCGCCGAGGTCCGCTGGGCCTCCTGCAACATCTTCTCCACCCAGGACCACGCCGCCGCGGCCATCGCCGTCGGCCCGAACGGCACCCCGGAGAACCCGCAGGGCGTCCCGGTCTTCGCCTGGAAGGGCGAGACCCTGGAGGAGTACTGGTGGTGCACCGAGCAGGCCCTCACCTGGCCGAACACGCCCACCGGCGGCCCGAACATGATCCTGGACGACGGCGGTGACGCCACCCTCCTCGTCCACAAGGGCGTCGAGTTCGAGAAGGCCGGCTCCGCCCCGGACCCGTCCACCGCGGACAGCGAGGAGTACGGGCACATCCTGACCCTGCTCAACCGCACCCTCGGCGAGAACCCCCAGAAGTGGACCCAGCTCGCCTCCGAGATCCGCGGCGTGACGGAGGAGACCACCACCGGTGTCCACCGCCTCTACGAGATGCAGCAGGCCGGCTCCCTGCTCTTCCCGGCGATCAACGTGAACGACGCCGTCACCAAGTCGAAGTTCGACAACAAGTACGGCTGCCGCCACTCCCTGATCGACGGCATCAACCGCGCCACCGACGTCCTCATCGGCGGCAAGACCGCCGTCGTCTTCGGCTACGGCGACGTCGGCAAGGGCTGCGCCGAGTCCCTTCGCGGCCAGGGCGCCCGCGTCATCGTCACCGAGATCGACCCCATCTGCGCCCTCCAGGCGGCGATGGACGGCTACCAGGTCGCGACCCTGGACGACGTCGTCGAGACCGCCGACATCTTCATCACCACGACCGGCAACAAGGACATCATCATGGCCACCGACATGGCCAAGATGAAGCACCAGGCGATCGTCGGGAACATCGGCCACTTCGACAACGAGATCGACATGGCCGGCCTGGCCAAGATCGACGGCATCGTCAAGGACGAGGTCAAGCCGCAGGTCCACACCTGGACCTTCCCCGACGGCAAGGTCCTGATCGTGCTGTCGGAGGGCCGCCTGCTCAACCTGGGCAACGCGACCGGCCACCCCTCCTTCGTGATGTCGAACTCCTTCGCGGACCAGACCCTGGCCCAGATCGAGCTCTTCACCAAGCCGGAGGAGTACCCGACCGACGTCTACGTGCTCCCGAAGCACCTGGACGAGAAGGTCGCGCGCCTCCACCTGGCCGCCCTGGGCGTCAAGCTCACGACCCTCCGCCCGGAGCAGGCCGCCTACATCGGCGTCCAGGTCGAGGGCCCGTACAAGCCGGACCACTACCGCTACTGA
- a CDS encoding RDD family protein, which translates to MSGVVTGDAVVLGLQPARLPSRALALLIDLVVIWAAYLLISIGLALATASLDEAAAMAISIASFLLVLVGAPIAVETLSHGRSLGKLACGLRVVRDDGGPIRFRHALMRGAMGVVEILMTFGVVACIASLVSERGRRIGDVFAGTLVVRERVASAPNTAVPPPPPWLVGRFTGVDLSAVPDGLWLEIRQYLTRMTQLDPAIGRRLAERLADELVARTGTPPPAGVPAAAFLAGVVAERQARDARRAFGPTYGPTYGPGMGMVPGAFPAASAPADGPAPAPVPPPPLSPPPASPSPSSSSAPAPRTTGFAPPA; encoded by the coding sequence GTGAGCGGGGTCGTGACGGGGGATGCCGTCGTACTGGGATTGCAGCCGGCCCGGCTGCCGAGCCGGGCGCTGGCCCTGCTCATCGATCTCGTCGTGATCTGGGCCGCGTACCTGCTGATCAGCATCGGTCTCGCGCTGGCGACGGCGTCCTTGGACGAGGCCGCCGCGATGGCGATATCGATCGCGTCCTTCCTGCTGGTGCTCGTCGGGGCGCCGATCGCCGTGGAGACGCTGTCGCACGGGCGGTCGCTGGGGAAGCTGGCCTGCGGGCTGCGGGTGGTGCGGGACGACGGCGGGCCTATCCGGTTCCGGCACGCGCTGATGCGCGGGGCGATGGGGGTCGTGGAGATCCTGATGACCTTCGGGGTCGTCGCGTGCATCGCCTCGCTGGTGTCGGAGCGCGGGCGGCGGATCGGGGACGTCTTCGCGGGGACGCTGGTGGTGCGGGAGCGGGTCGCCTCCGCGCCGAACACGGCGGTGCCGCCGCCCCCGCCGTGGCTCGTCGGGCGGTTCACGGGGGTCGACCTGTCCGCCGTGCCGGACGGGCTCTGGCTGGAGATACGTCAGTACCTGACGCGCATGACGCAGCTGGACCCCGCGATCGGGCGGCGGCTCGCCGAGCGGCTGGCCGACGAGCTCGTGGCGCGGACCGGGACGCCTCCGCCGGCCGGGGTGCCGGCGGCCGCCTTCCTCGCCGGGGTCGTCGCCGAGCGGCAGGCGCGGGACGCGCGGCGGGCGTTCGGACCGACGTACGGGCCGACGTACGGGCCGGGGATGGGGATGGTGCCGGGGGCGTTCCCCGCGGCGTCCGCTCCGGCGGACGGTCCTGCTCCCGCGCCCGTCCCGCCTCCGCCTCTCTCGCCTCCGCCCGCCTCGCCGTCTCCGTCCTCGTCTTCCGCCCCCGCGCCGCGCACCACCGGGTTCGCGCCACCGGCCTGA
- a CDS encoding stage II sporulation protein M, which produces MDLDVFVTAHRAEWDRLDHLLRRGRRLGGAEADELVALYQRTATHLSLIQSSAPDPMLTARLTQLVARARATVTGTRRASWRDAVTFLTAGFPAAVYRSRHWWVPTALVSTLVAALIGWWIGTHPEVQAAIGAPAELREMTRPGGQYETYYSSHPAASFAAQVWTNNAQAAATCLVFGAFLGIPVLLILFLNMLNLGVGIGLMSGAGRLDVFLGLVLPHGLLELTAVFVAAGTGLRLGWTLIDPGPTTRRAALAQQGRAAIGMAIGLALVLFVSGLIEGFVTPSGLPTWARIGIGIAAELAFLAYVYVLGGRAARAGDTGDVEEADRSAELPTAA; this is translated from the coding sequence ATGGACCTCGACGTCTTCGTCACCGCACACCGAGCCGAGTGGGACCGCCTCGATCACCTCCTGCGCCGGGGCCGCCGCCTCGGCGGTGCCGAGGCCGACGAACTCGTCGCCCTCTACCAGCGCACGGCCACCCACCTCTCCCTCATCCAGTCCAGCGCCCCGGACCCGATGCTCACGGCCCGGCTCACCCAGCTCGTGGCCCGCGCCCGCGCCACGGTCACTGGCACCCGCCGCGCCTCCTGGCGCGACGCGGTCACCTTCCTGACGGCCGGATTCCCCGCCGCGGTCTACCGCTCCCGCCACTGGTGGGTGCCCACTGCGCTCGTCTCGACGCTGGTCGCGGCCCTGATCGGCTGGTGGATCGGCACCCACCCCGAGGTCCAGGCGGCGATCGGCGCCCCGGCCGAGCTGCGCGAGATGACCCGCCCCGGCGGCCAGTACGAGACCTACTACTCCAGCCACCCGGCGGCCTCCTTCGCCGCCCAGGTCTGGACGAACAACGCCCAGGCCGCGGCGACCTGCCTGGTCTTCGGCGCGTTCCTGGGCATCCCGGTGCTGCTGATCCTCTTCCTCAACATGCTGAACCTCGGCGTCGGCATAGGCCTGATGTCCGGTGCCGGCCGCCTCGACGTGTTCCTCGGCCTGGTCCTCCCGCACGGTCTCCTCGAACTGACCGCGGTCTTCGTGGCCGCCGGTACGGGCCTCCGCCTCGGCTGGACCCTGATCGACCCCGGCCCCACCACCCGCCGCGCGGCCCTCGCCCAGCAAGGCAGGGCTGCCATCGGCATGGCCATCGGCCTGGCCCTGGTCCTCTTCGTTTCGGGCCTGATCGAAGGCTTCGTGACCCCGTCGGGCCTGCCGACCTGGGCCCGTATCGGCATCGGTATCGCCGCTGAGCTGGCATTTCTCGCGTACGTCTATGTACTCGGCGGGCGAGCCGCCCGGGCCGGCGACACGGGCGATGTCGAGGAAGCCGACCGCAGCGCGGAGCTGCCGACGGCCGCGTGA